A portion of the Candidatus Poribacteria bacterium genome contains these proteins:
- a CDS encoding heme-copper oxidase subunit III: MAQNNVEVREHPPLSNARLAVLVLLGAETMLFSGLIGAFLVFRVGNVTWPPPSHIGIELPRVITGINTALLLLSAYTMFQAHRAIQRDQVKQLRRWLLITGVLGVLFLGVQGSEWVQLIRNGLTLQSGVYGGIFYVLIGCHALHVLTAVIWLLVVYGMAVAGRFSAERYVGVDTCTIYWIFVVALWPILYVLVYLL; this comes from the coding sequence ATGGCGCAGAATAACGTTGAAGTTCGTGAACATCCACCCCTAAGCAACGCACGATTAGCCGTTTTAGTCCTACTCGGTGCAGAGACGATGTTGTTCTCGGGACTCATCGGGGCATTTCTCGTGTTTCGGGTCGGAAATGTTACCTGGCCCCCGCCGTCGCATATCGGGATTGAGCTCCCACGCGTCATAACCGGCATCAATACTGCATTGCTGCTATTGAGTGCTTACACAATGTTCCAAGCGCATCGTGCGATTCAGCGGGATCAGGTGAAGCAGCTTCGGCGTTGGCTTCTCATCACAGGTGTGTTGGGAGTCCTATTTCTCGGTGTACAGGGCAGTGAATGGGTGCAACTCATTCGGAATGGGCTTACGCTCCAATCGGGTGTATACGGCGGTATTTTTTATGTACTCATTGGATGCCATGCACTTCATGTGCTAACGGCTGTTATATGGCTACTGGTCGTTTACGGTATGGCGGTCGCAGGGCGTTTCTCTGCCGAACGTTACGTCGGCGTTGATACCTGCACCATCTATTGGATTTTTGTTGTCGCGCTCTGGCCGATTCTTTACGTGTTAGTATATCTCTTATAG
- a CDS encoding COX15/CtaA family protein, whose product MEQHVSYSPWLHRLARLTAGATFLLIVIGGIVTSTDSGLAVPDWPTTFGYNMFLYPLSEMVGGILYEHSHRLMGSLVGILTVGLLVFILARDSRKWLKWLGLIALIAVVVQGVLGGLRVTQINRNFAIVHACLAQAFFALLCGIAWFTSRDWWQEKPAAPIVAAQKLRRLSLITTCLIYVQLIFGAVLRHTGSRLDMHLLFAFLVTLHIFLLARRILGTNDETQKSAASMVFGLLGLLAVQLMLGTGAFFAKLTALGETFATGLTVTITTAHVAVGALMLVSSFVLTLKIYRFTEASVAVRAPASNALLTE is encoded by the coding sequence ATGGAGCAACACGTGAGCTATAGTCCGTGGCTACACAGATTGGCACGCCTCACCGCAGGCGCGACGTTCTTACTGATTGTTATCGGCGGGATCGTTACAAGCACCGACTCTGGATTGGCTGTACCCGATTGGCCAACAACCTTCGGGTACAATATGTTCCTCTATCCGTTGTCGGAAATGGTAGGCGGCATTCTGTATGAACATAGCCATCGCCTCATGGGATCCCTCGTTGGGATATTAACTGTTGGGTTGTTAGTCTTCATATTGGCAAGAGATTCCCGTAAGTGGCTGAAATGGCTCGGACTCATTGCACTCATCGCCGTCGTTGTACAAGGCGTTCTCGGTGGACTTCGAGTCACGCAGATTAATCGCAACTTCGCAATCGTACACGCCTGTCTCGCACAAGCGTTTTTCGCGCTCCTCTGTGGGATTGCGTGGTTCACTTCTCGCGACTGGTGGCAAGAGAAGCCTGCAGCCCCAATCGTTGCAGCACAGAAATTGAGACGGTTAAGCCTGATTACGACATGCCTCATCTATGTGCAACTCATCTTTGGAGCGGTTTTACGACATACCGGAAGCAGACTTGATATGCATCTACTTTTTGCCTTCTTGGTCACACTACATATCTTCTTGTTGGCGAGGCGTATCCTTGGCACAAATGATGAGACACAGAAGAGTGCTGCATCAATGGTATTCGGACTACTCGGACTGCTGGCGGTCCAGTTGATGCTCGGCACTGGGGCGTTCTTCGCGAAACTTACGGCTTTGGGAGAAACGTTCGCAACTGGGCTCACGGTGACAATCACGACCGCGCACGTCGCAGTCGGTGCCCTTATGTTAGTGAGTAGTTTTGTCTTGACCCTGAAGATTTACAGATTCACCGAGGCCTCAGTAGCTGTCAGGGCACCCGCGAGTAATGCACTGCTTACAGAGTAA
- a CDS encoding cytochrome c oxidase subunit 3: MEHATTLDHTEDIYEPSLTPDSLGKLGMWVFLVGDTMSFGALLAAYAAVRAGAGIVGWVPPDEILGINLTAFMTFLLICSSVTMVKALESIQNGNVGRMCDFLGLTILGGFIFLGLQAYEWYHLIHHGLTLTGIPDHGLSGAAISGSTLFGPTFYAITGFHGLHVTGGVIYLIVILRNGWSGRYTAEFNHEVEIVGLYWHFVDLIWIMVFTFIYLL; encoded by the coding sequence GTGGAACACGCTACCACTTTAGATCACACTGAAGACATATACGAACCTTCGCTTACGCCGGACAGTCTTGGCAAACTCGGCATGTGGGTCTTCCTCGTCGGGGATACCATGTCCTTTGGTGCCTTGCTGGCGGCTTATGCGGCGGTTCGGGCAGGTGCCGGTATCGTCGGTTGGGTCCCACCCGACGAGATCCTCGGCATTAACCTGACCGCGTTTATGACATTCCTGCTGATATGCAGCAGTGTCACTATGGTGAAGGCATTGGAGTCTATTCAGAACGGCAATGTTGGAAGGATGTGCGATTTTCTGGGGTTGACAATTTTAGGTGGATTCATCTTTCTCGGACTACAGGCTTATGAATGGTACCATCTGATTCACCATGGGTTGACGCTTACCGGTATTCCTGACCACGGGTTGTCAGGTGCAGCGATTAGCGGCTCAACGCTGTTTGGTCCAACTTTCTACGCCATCACGGGATTCCACGGATTGCACGTAACAGGCGGGGTCATTTATCTGATCGTTATATTGAGAAATGGGTGGTCAGGTCGGTATACGGCTGAGTTTAACCATGAAGTGGAAATTGTCGGGCTTTATTGGCACTTCGTCGATCTTATCTGGATTATGGTC
- the cyoE gene encoding heme o synthase, translating into MRSTTATLPESSNTANPSSKHATFVQRIADVIELSKPRLVVMILITTAAGFYLGARTFEWLRCLHTLIGAGLTAAGVLGLNQYLERDADALMERTQERPIPDGRMGPLTALLIGAVFTGSGMLYLTFIVNVLSGFVISLIVVSYLFLYTPLKRKTSLCTLIGAVPGALPPVVGWVAARGSLTGEAWVLFTILFLWQLPHSLAIAYIYREDYAKAGFRLLPVIHPDGASTCRQIVVNCVALLGIGLLPTSYGVAGSIYFFTALVSGLAFLGVGIYLSRTRSVKAARYVLYASLLYLPVVFITMALDKI; encoded by the coding sequence ATGCGTTCAACAACAGCGACATTACCAGAGAGTAGTAATACAGCAAATCCATCGTCCAAGCATGCAACTTTTGTGCAGCGCATCGCCGATGTGATTGAACTCAGCAAACCGCGACTGGTCGTGATGATACTCATTACCACCGCTGCAGGTTTCTATCTCGGTGCACGGACTTTCGAGTGGCTTCGGTGCTTGCATACGCTGATCGGTGCAGGATTAACAGCAGCGGGGGTCTTAGGGCTTAACCAATACCTTGAACGCGATGCGGACGCACTGATGGAACGGACACAGGAAAGACCAATCCCTGATGGTAGGATGGGTCCGTTGACAGCACTGCTTATTGGGGCTGTTTTTACGGGTAGCGGGATGCTTTATCTGACGTTTATTGTCAACGTCCTGAGCGGCTTTGTTATCTCGCTGATAGTTGTGAGTTACCTGTTTCTCTATACGCCGCTTAAACGGAAGACCTCGTTGTGTACGCTCATTGGTGCAGTGCCGGGCGCGCTTCCGCCTGTGGTCGGTTGGGTCGCGGCACGTGGTTCGTTGACAGGTGAAGCGTGGGTGCTCTTTACGATACTCTTTTTGTGGCAACTACCACACTCGCTCGCAATCGCTTATATCTATCGTGAGGATTACGCAAAAGCCGGATTCCGTCTATTACCGGTCATTCATCCCGATGGCGCGAGTACGTGTCGTCAAATTGTGGTGAATTGCGTCGCACTCCTCGGCATAGGTTTATTACCGACGTCGTACGGTGTTGCTGGTAGCATCTATTTCTTTACGGCACTGGTATCTGGATTGGCGTTTCTGGGAGTTGGTATCTATTTGTCGCGTACACGCTCGGTGAAAGCCGCACGTTATGTGTTGTACGCCTCACTGCTCTATCTGCCGGTGGTATTTATCACGATGGCATTGGATAAAATTTAG
- a CDS encoding cbb3-type cytochrome c oxidase subunit I, which produces MHDNEHTSHHHEESFIRKYIFSLDHKTIGKQFLIYGLIMFFLGGGLALLFRWQLAYPERPLPIIGASTQYMEEGEIVTGADRMWERIYESEKEEWLEVNMPNGVIEPAFYNMLFTMHATIMVFFVVVPILVGAFGNFLIPLMIGTRDMAFPILNMLSFWFAVLAAVLMTIGFFVPGGHAAAGWTGYAPLSSDAQWTGVEWGQILWGLSLFVQGLSSLVGSINYITTIINMRAPGMTFFRMPLVIWSLFIVAILLLLAFPVLSSAIVLLVFDRLAGTTFFTPTAEGGGDPLLWQHLFWFFGHPEVYILILPGMGIASELIAVFSRKPIFGYRSMVYAMIAIAFLGWIVWGHHMFQSGMRPGLGSIFMTTTMLIAVPSAIKTFNWLGTMFKGSIRFTTPMLHGIAFVSMFVIGGLSGIYMANTPVDIFIHDTYYIVAHIHYVVFGGSLFAIFGGIIFWFPKMYGRYMNDVLSKIHFWLTFVAFNCTFFPMHILGVGGHMRRISNPMQYEFLQGFEGMNIFITMSAFTLGFAQLILVFNFFWSMYKGKVAEQNPWHVNTLEWEAPTPVPHGNFGQIPTVYRGPYEYSVPDEEDDWIPQARPEHAPATGGD; this is translated from the coding sequence ATGCACGATAATGAACATACTTCACACCATCACGAAGAAAGTTTTATTCGCAAATACATTTTTTCACTCGACCACAAGACGATCGGTAAACAGTTCCTTATCTATGGACTGATTATGTTCTTCCTCGGTGGCGGGTTGGCACTCCTCTTTAGATGGCAGCTCGCCTATCCCGAAAGACCGCTCCCGATTATCGGGGCTTCCACACAATACATGGAGGAAGGTGAAATCGTCACAGGTGCCGACAGGATGTGGGAGCGCATCTATGAGTCCGAGAAAGAGGAATGGCTTGAAGTCAATATGCCCAACGGTGTTATCGAACCCGCATTTTACAATATGCTGTTCACGATGCACGCCACTATTATGGTATTTTTCGTCGTTGTCCCAATTTTAGTGGGTGCCTTCGGAAACTTCCTAATCCCCTTGATGATTGGAACGCGCGACATGGCGTTTCCGATCCTCAACATGCTCTCTTTTTGGTTTGCAGTCCTCGCCGCAGTCCTCATGACAATTGGATTCTTTGTACCGGGTGGACACGCCGCAGCGGGATGGACAGGCTATGCACCGCTCTCTTCTGATGCGCAGTGGACGGGGGTGGAATGGGGACAAATCCTCTGGGGGTTGAGTCTGTTTGTTCAGGGGCTTTCTTCGCTCGTCGGATCTATTAATTATATCACCACGATTATCAATATGCGCGCACCGGGAATGACATTTTTCCGGATGCCTTTGGTGATTTGGTCGCTTTTCATCGTTGCAATCTTGTTGCTACTCGCTTTCCCCGTACTCTCGTCCGCAATTGTGCTGCTCGTCTTTGATAGGCTTGCAGGGACAACGTTTTTTACGCCTACGGCGGAAGGTGGCGGCGACCCGCTCCTGTGGCAGCACCTTTTCTGGTTCTTCGGACACCCTGAGGTCTATATCCTCATCTTACCGGGTATGGGTATCGCTTCTGAGCTAATTGCTGTCTTTTCACGGAAACCGATCTTCGGATACCGTTCGATGGTCTACGCTATGATTGCCATCGCCTTTTTGGGATGGATCGTCTGGGGACACCACATGTTCCAGAGCGGCATGCGACCCGGACTCGGCTCTATCTTCATGACAACAACGATGCTTATTGCTGTGCCATCGGCTATCAAAACATTTAACTGGCTCGGCACGATGTTCAAAGGCTCCATCCGGTTCACAACCCCGATGCTCCACGGTATCGCTTTCGTCTCTATGTTTGTGATTGGTGGCTTGAGCGGTATCTACATGGCAAACACGCCAGTTGACATCTTCATCCACGATACCTACTACATTGTGGCGCATATTCACTACGTTGTGTTCGGCGGAAGCCTGTTCGCTATTTTCGGCGGTATCATCTTCTGGTTCCCGAAAATGTACGGGCGGTACATGAACGATGTGCTATCCAAAATTCACTTCTGGTTGACTTTTGTCGCGTTCAACTGCACATTCTTCCCGATGCATATTCTCGGTGTAGGTGGGCACATGCGACGCATCTCCAACCCGATGCAGTACGAGTTCCTCCAAGGCTTTGAGGGCATGAACATCTTTATCACGATGAGTGCGTTCACGCTCGGTTTCGCACAATTGATACTCGTCTTTAACTTCTTCTGGAGCATGTACAAAGGAAAAGTCGCCGAACAGAATCCGTGGCACGTCAATACACTGGAGTGGGAAGCACCGACACCCGTACCACACGGCAACTTCGGGCAAATTCCGACTGTCTACCGCGGTCCCTATGAATATAGCGTCCCGGATGAAGAAGATGATTGGATTCCACAAGCACGACCTGAACATGCACCCGCAACAGGCGGAGACTAA